A window of the Lactuca sativa cultivar Salinas chromosome 7, Lsat_Salinas_v11, whole genome shotgun sequence genome harbors these coding sequences:
- the LOC111902801 gene encoding uncharacterized protein LOC111902801, which yields MDSTDANDGMISIGGGINAKELDHALMVEMASTAGLDLGSEAVSDDQITPLLTQQPEKPRLDIFSVSYPKRKTNKDQIPRLTESETSPFTQFIMWSWSGSRYSGLVCMALSSSVYCIMTILSNVFSAQAIPLFEIAFTRCIIISALSFMWLRRSSQPLFGPVNATSLFVSRAVTGSISLITFIYCIQRLPLSQSMLLSFTIPLTASISARFILHENLKLAEIAAIVSSFFGVIFIIRSMVSVQGTEGGEQVDGIHYFYVFLIGLLSSLTGGMSYCFIRAGAKQSDQPVVTIFSFGLVSTPAAAICMITFEDFVLPSFYSFFLMIILAILAFVAELFLARALQLEKTSKVANIQYLEVALSQLWGIASSRVTPTFGGFIGSFIIFISISCTMYLGPEKDME from the exons AGAGCTAGATCATGCTCTTATGGTGGAAATGGCATCCACCGCCGGTTTGGATTTAGGTTCGGAAGCGGTTTCGGATGATCAGATAACACCTCTTTTGACGCAGCAGCCGGAGAAGCCCAGACTCGATATCTTCTCTGTCTCGTACCCTAAACGGAAAACTAACAAG GACCAAATTCCGAGATTAACTGAATCGGAAACATCACCATTTACACAGTTCATAATGTGGTCATGGAGTGGATCTAGATATTCTGGTTTGGTATGCATGGCGTTATCGTCTTCTGTCTACTGTATCATGACAATTCTTTCCAATGTGTTCTCTG CTCAAGCAATTCCCCTATTTGAGATAGCATTTACAAGATGCATAATTATCTCAGCATTATCATTCATGTGGTTAAGAAGAAGCTCACAGCCATTATTTGGACCTGTAAATGCCACAAGTCTATTTGTTTCAAGAGCTGTTACTGGCTCTATTTCTTTAATAACTTTCATCTACTG CATCCAGAGATTACCATTGTCTCAATCCATGCTCTTGAGCTTTACAATTCCATTAACAGCTTCAATATCTGCAAGATTCATTCTTCATGAGAATCTAAAACTTGCAGAAATAGCAG CCATTGTTTCCAGTTTCTTTGGTGTAATCTTCATCATCAGATCAATGGTCAGCGTGCAAGGTACAGAA GGAGGTGAACAAGTAGATGGAATAcattatttttatgtgtttttgattGGTTTATTATCATCATTGACTGGTGGAATGAGCTACTGTTTTATAAGGGCTGGAGCTAAACAGTCTGATCAACCTGT ggTGACTATATTTTCATTTGGTTTAGTCTCTACTCCTGCTGCAGCAATATGCATGATCACATTTGAA GATTTTGTGCTTCCTAgcttctattctttctttcttatgattatactTGCCATATTGGCGTTTGTTGCTGAG TTGTTTTTAGCACGTGCGCTTCAGCTTGAGAAAACTAGCAAAGTTGCAAATATTCAATATCTTGAG GTGGCATTATCACAGTTATGGGGTATAGCATCATCAAGGGTAACCCCTACGTTTGGTGGTTTCATTGGATCCTTCATCATATTCATATCAATTTCTTGCACCATGTATTTAGGGCCTGAAAAAGACATGGAGTGA
- the LOC111902802 gene encoding zinc finger CCCH domain-containing protein 63 has translation MPENRRVQRNNSSISNSSLNHNIEEAIRRLRIHSDGKEDETDSTVYPDRPGEPDCIYYLRTGACGYGDNCRFNHPTYNAQMNHHGGDLPERIGEPDCVYFLKTGTCKYGSTCKYNHPRDRRGLGPVVLNMVGLPMRQDQKSCSHYLRTGSCKFGVTCKFHHPQPPLEPTSHGGGPPPWPYPTPQTYFPVMLPPSTATHGWSPVGLPLRPGQPVCSYYSLYGICKYGPGCKYDHPVMVYSYNYPMGMNMMTSSVLPYATSNGKLSTNDSSQSHSD, from the exons ATGCCGGAAAATCGGCGTGTTCAGAGGAACAATTCTTCCATCTCCAATTCTTCGTTGAATCATAACATTGAAG AAGCTATAAGGCGATTGAGAATTCACTCAGATGGGAAAGAAGATGAAACTGATTCAACAGTGTATCCAGATCGACCTGGAGAACCCGATTGCATATATTATTTAAGAACTGGAGCGTGTGGCTATGGTGATAACTGTAGGTTTAATCATCCAACTTACAATGCTCag ATGAATCATCATGGAGGTGACCTCCCAGAAAGAATTGGAGAGCCAGATTGTGTT TATTTTTTGAAGACGGGTACTTGCAAATACGGATCGACATGCAAATACAATCACCCCCGTGATAGGCGTGGTTTAGGACCGGTTGTGTTAAACATGGTCGGGCTACCTATGCGACAG gaCCAAAAATCATGCTCTCATTATCTACGAACCGGATCATGTAAATTTGGAGTCACATGCAAGTTCCACCACCCACAACCACCGTTAGAACCAACATCCCACGGCGGTGGTCCACCACCGTGGCCATATCCGACCCCCCAAACTTACTTTCCGGTCATGCTGCCGCCCTCTACCGCCACCCATGGGTGGAGCCCGGTTGGCCTTCCATTAAGACCC GGTCAACCCGTGTGTTCGTATTATAGTCTTTATGGGATTTGCAAATACGGGCCGGGTTGTAAATATGATCACCCTGTGATGGTATATTCATACAATTACCCCATGGGGATGAATATGATGACATCATCAGTCCTCCCATACGCAACAAGTAATGGAAAGTTATCTACAAATGATTCTTCTCAATCTCATTCTGATTAA